In the genome of Doryrhamphus excisus isolate RoL2022-K1 chromosome 11, RoL_Dexc_1.0, whole genome shotgun sequence, the window ttgggttgtggactcctacagagaaGCTACACAGATCTTCCAggttctgcacctctttctgctgtgtttccatggatttcctgtttcatttactccacccccagcCCTCCTCcaggtacgcccactccgctgtgattggtcacactcccaagcgctcccgaggacttccggacagctGCTGAGCTCATTTTGTCcgatgacttacacaaaataaacagtcagGACACTTATAAATTCTTACTTACAGTTTGCTCTTCTGattcttcaacatgaccaaatAACGGTGGAAAGTTTGGCGGATTGTTCAGCTTCTTGTAGTCCAACTTtgctcatgttcacaaaaccaTACCGTTGAGAGATGAGCAGATGAGTATTTTGCTGGccaggaatcaggaactccaaccacttctgcctgatgtttgccacTTTAGGAACGCTCAACAAAATTATCTTTCCTGCGTGTCGTTGCTAACACGTTGACCAGGGCTAAGCATGAATGGGGGAGGGTCGGCCTACTAcgtatctgggcatgcccataaaaaAGTCCTGGTTGCACTGACATCATTAGAACTCTGTCTTAGAAAAGACTCTGTAAAAATAAGCGTGCAAAGCCATCCAAAATGGTTTCCTTTCCGGCCTCTTTGAGACCCATGATGCAGTTCGGAtccaaagatgtaaaaaaaatcagatcaaCCAAACCAGCTCAACCCATCATAGTTGCAACTTTCTGGAAGACAAGAGTCTTCCAATGCAGCAATAATCCTGTTTATTTTCAAGTACAGCAGACACACAAGATGGCCACGGTAGCTGACGTCAGTCTTCTTCACATTTTCAGAGATTCTTCCTAggctattgatttttttttgttattgattttGAATGACTTTGTGTGAAATAAACAACCTTTTTCTTCCCTTATCATTGTTCCATGCGGCAGCAAGAACACTGATATTGAGCGTTCAGCTCTAGTAACGATGAATGATGGgcttcattttaaaaacagtaaaGCCAGTAAAGTTACATCTTGactcagctgtcaatcattaaGTCAgttcatgaacacacacacacacacacacacactttgtctcattGGTGAATAATTAACTGGTCGCAATGGCAACTCTGCTCACTTGAACATGGATGTCAAACTTACTTATTATTGCACCGCTAACATTTGCTACAGCTAATGTGTTAGCATAGttaattgtgcaaatgtaagtgtaaaaagaagctatacaaataaatagaTTTTCTTTGATGTTTTGGCACCAAACATCGTTGTCTTGTTGTGAAACACACACCTTCCCAATTAGGCAGAAAAACCTCATCGGGTCTGAATGAAGTGTGCCCTCTGTTGGCTGTAGTGAGTACTGACGGGCTATGACAGGGATCTATTCAGTAACGGTGTTTACCTGTCGCACCCTCTCCGTTGTGTACGACTCGCTGTCTCCCTCCGTCTCCGAGTCGCCATCCTCACCCGAGTTGAGGGACGACAGGCCCGACATGGACGTTCCCTCGCTCTCGGACAGCATGGTGCTTCCCTTCCACCGGGGTCTGCTGGGGTCCTGGACCTGGCTGAGGAAGGGGCACTTGGTGCTGGTGGAACTGAGTTCCATCTCCTCCGGGTCATCTTTCCGGGTATCCCCTGCTGTATCTCCTGGTACCATATCAGAACCACCAGAGACGCTTGTTCCTGATCCTTGTCCTGTTGCTTCCTCTCCAACAGCCTCTAGGGGGCAGTGATGAGACATTAGACCCGGTGACCTCTGGGTGGTGTCCTCCTCCATCTTCACTTGCTCCTCATTCTGGATTTGAACCTGCGGTCTTGTCTGCAGGGCACACGTGTGACTGGTACCATGTTGGCTGTCCAAGGATGTCTCATTCCCGCTTTTCTCAGTCTCTTTCCCACAAGTCTGCTCCACCTTGGGCCCAAGCGTGAAGGCTCCTCTtgtgccccctgctggtggaaGACAGCATGTCCTGGGCTGGGGTGCTTCTGGTGCATCACCAACCAGTTTAATGTCTTCATCACTGTCAGCATCCTCCTTGGTCAGGTGCCGCTTGCTCTTCTTCTTACAACAGCTCTTCCTCCATGATGACGGCGCCAGGCCCGCATTGGAGGAGCAGAACTTTGGGAGGAGGAAGTAAAAACAGGCCTCGTCCAGGTCTCTGAATCCTAGGATGAACGCAGCGTTGCGTATTTCTAGGATGTTGTCTTTGCTGAAGAGCAGCTTGGACGTGTAAGCGAACTTTAGCAAAGGCTCGAAGCCGCTAACGGTTACCTAGGAGACACACAACAAAACGTTCATCACGAAATATATTTTACTATAATGATAAAGAACCAACATTTAATGACTTCACTTTATTCGTGACATTACTTTACAGAATGCAGAACATGCTGAAATGGCTGGCCACTTTATGAGGTACACTagtgcaaaaatgctagtcaaagatcctctgtttgacaggagcactctgctgttttaacctactgcaaaaatcatagtcaaagatcctctatgtgacaggagcacctgctaaaaaaacagttaaagatcgtatatacagtatgacgGTACGACAGTacacctgctgtttttaaagatttaACAGGAAAGTGTTATTGTGTTTAATGTCAATGATAAACATCGTTCTGTGAATTGAAACGATCTTTGTAAAGTTATATTTCTTTATGTTTGCTCTCACTAGATGGGGATCCCCATGAAGTGGCCTGCGTCGCCATGACAACGTTAAGCACGCGCTGTGACGTCATCTCACCTCGGTCGGCAGAGTGATGACGTCGACGTCTCCGTGGAGCCGGCGCGCGAAGTACTCGCTGCACGAGGCCAGCACGACACGATGGGCATCGAACTCGCGGCCCTCCACCTGAACCGTGACGTCACAGAGCACCCTCCGCCGACGCAGTTCGTCCAAGCGGCGCAGCACGTGCGCGGAATGCGCCGTGGACGCGTAAGTGTACGAGGAGGACATCTGCACGggcgcgcgcgcgcacacacacacacacacagtcacgtAGACGTTCCATCAGCTTGAATGACATTCAGAAAGTGAAGA includes:
- the LOC131138005 gene encoding transcription regulator protein BACH1-like; this encodes MSSSYTYASTAHSAHVLRRLDELRRRRVLCDVTVQVEGREFDAHRVVLASCSEYFARRLHGDVDVITLPTEVTVSGFEPLLKFAYTSKLLFSKDNILEIRNAAFILGFRDLDEACFYFLLPKFCSSNAGLAPSSWRKSCCKKKSKRHLTKEDADSDEDIKLVGDAPEAPQPRTCCLPPAGGTRGAFTLGPKVEQTCGKETEKSGNETSLDSQHGTSHTCALQTRPQVQIQNEEQVKMEEDTTQRSPGLMSHHCPLEAVGEEATGQGSGTSVSGGSDMVPGDTAGDTRKDDPEEMELSSTSTKCPFLSQVQDPSRPRWKGSTMLSESEGTSMSGLSSLNSGEDGDSETEGDSESYTTERVRQLQLPFSVDWIVNLSRTDLQQLLKQQVFTREQLDLIHDVRRRGNNRLAAQRCRQKKLECISKLQGEINKLKCERDKLKMEKNHLRQLQLTTRHSVDVLYQQVCGEAHLQHEQLQVLARYSSPACPLSSHVDPRASSGLDGAVTMRGGSGHFKDTEEP